A stretch of the Bacteroidia bacterium genome encodes the following:
- a CDS encoding cystathionine gamma-synthase, giving the protein MKFATKAIHAGIEPDPSTGAIMTPIFQTSTYVQEAPGIHKGYEYARTQNPTRDALQKNLAALENAQYCYCYATGLAATDAILKLFQPGDEIIATNDLYGGTYRLFMRIYAKFGLKFHFINMDNPENILPYINSNTKMIWIETPTNPMLNIIDIEAVSKLATQYNLITVVDNTFASPYLQNPLDLGATIVMHSLTKYISGHSDVVMGAVMTNDPNLAEQLKFIQNASGATPGPQDCFLVLRGIKTLHLRMERHSYNGRKVAEFLTQHPKVDQVYWCGLPTHKNHHIAKKQMRDFGGMISFTLKGDRMEDALKVLKSTKIFSLAESLGGVESLIGHPATMTHASIPREQRLANGLKDTLIRLSVGIEDIEDLINDLAQAIG; this is encoded by the coding sequence ATGAAGTTTGCAACCAAAGCTATACACGCAGGTATTGAACCTGACCCTTCTACAGGGGCAATCATGACACCTATTTTTCAAACTTCTACGTATGTACAGGAAGCCCCAGGAATACACAAAGGCTATGAATATGCGCGTACTCAAAACCCCACAAGAGACGCCTTGCAAAAAAACCTCGCTGCGCTAGAAAATGCGCAGTATTGTTATTGTTATGCTACAGGTTTAGCCGCCACAGATGCCATTTTGAAACTCTTTCAACCTGGTGATGAAATTATTGCCACAAATGACCTGTACGGTGGTACATACCGACTATTTATGCGTATCTACGCTAAATTCGGATTAAAATTCCATTTCATCAACATGGATAACCCAGAAAATATTTTGCCTTATATCAACTCCAACACTAAAATGATATGGATAGAAACCCCCACTAACCCTATGCTCAACATTATTGACATTGAAGCCGTAAGTAAACTTGCAACACAATACAATCTCATTACAGTAGTAGATAATACTTTTGCTTCTCCTTATTTGCAAAATCCACTAGATTTAGGTGCTACCATAGTCATGCACTCTTTGACTAAGTACATTTCTGGTCATTCAGATGTAGTGATGGGCGCAGTAATGACAAATGACCCCAACTTAGCGGAACAGCTAAAGTTTATTCAAAACGCATCGGGTGCAACTCCAGGTCCGCAAGATTGCTTTCTAGTACTTAGGGGCATAAAAACATTACATCTTAGAATGGAAAGGCATAGCTACAACGGTAGAAAAGTAGCAGAGTTTTTAACTCAGCACCCGAAGGTAGACCAAGTCTACTGGTGCGGTTTACCTACGCATAAAAATCACCATATTGCTAAAAAACAAATGCGAGACTTCGGAGGTATGATTAGCTTTACGCTCAAAGGGGATAGAATGGAAGATGCCCTAAAAGTACTCAAAAGCACAAAAATATTTTCCCTAGCAGAAAGCCTAGGCGGAGTAGAGTCGTTAATTGGTCATCCTGCTACCATGACTCATGCATCTATCCCTCGAGAACAGCGATTAGCTAACGGCTTAAAAGATACTTTGATTCGCCTTTCCGTAGGTATAGAAGACATAGAAGACCTAATAAATGATTTAGCCCAAGCTATTGGCTAA
- a CDS encoding class I SAM-dependent methyltransferase: protein MGFFLRKAREFGFETEGVEPSPSLSKIARENWGLNIHTAFLEEANLPKEHYDVITLIDVFEHVTQPKKMLRTVFDLLKTDGIVVIKVPNANYNYLKMKLAQRLGKAHKMDIWDCYEHVVHYNTRTFSKMVESCGFKIKKCIIPIPIHTPVWAHLVGFYYQYPSPFILDWKRILLRNLFYTIGKIEHYLTGNPHFAPDLMFFLEKKESNVSQ from the coding sequence ATGGGCTTTTTTTTGCGTAAAGCAAGAGAATTTGGTTTTGAAACAGAAGGCGTAGAACCTAGCCCTTCATTATCAAAAATTGCGAGAGAAAACTGGGGACTAAATATACACACTGCTTTTTTAGAAGAAGCCAATCTACCAAAAGAACATTATGATGTGATTACTTTAATTGATGTGTTTGAACACGTTACGCAACCTAAAAAAATGCTAAGAACTGTTTTTGATCTACTCAAAACAGATGGTATTGTGGTTATTAAAGTACCGAACGCAAATTACAATTACCTTAAAATGAAATTAGCCCAGCGTTTAGGTAAAGCGCACAAAATGGATATATGGGACTGCTACGAACACGTAGTGCACTACAATACTCGTACATTTTCTAAAATGGTAGAAAGCTGTGGATTCAAAATAAAAAAGTGCATTATTCCTATTCCCATACATACACCTGTATGGGCGCACTTGGTTGGTTTTTATTATCAATATCCCTCTCCTTTTATTTTAGATTGGAAAAGAATTTTGCTAAGAAACTTGTTTTATACCATAGGAAAGATAGAGCATTACCTAACAGGCAACCCACATTTTGCCCCAGATTTAATGTTTTTTCTTGAAAAGAAAGAGAGTAACGTTAGCCAATAG
- a CDS encoding glycosyltransferase, whose translation MEIIAISIFWSVIFLLGYHYAGYFFILKLLAKNKKPNQVKYTSEDSLPTVAVVFAAYNEEKVIAQKIEHTFNTTYPPDKLQVWIGSDNSTDDTHKIVQQYQRQYPNLHLRIFSQRTGKAQIINQLVENIQADILILTDANILFTPTHIFNLVAHFKNSDIGLVGGNITNNKVLQQGISEQETAYIHFENKIKCYEGLLGCMIGAFGASYAIRKELYVPVPKGFISDDFFISMQVLAQGKKAIFELNALGFETFSTKITEEFRRKARYAVGNFQNLFYFTNFWKKPFSNVFFCYFSHKVLRWFLPLLMVLAAVCLIVLATKSKFYLILASLALLICILIGLDIALFKEKAGFKPLRFLSHFLAMNAALLLGFFRYLFTKPQTVWKPTERIS comes from the coding sequence GTGGAGATAATCGCAATTTCTATATTTTGGAGCGTGATTTTTCTTTTGGGCTACCACTATGCAGGATATTTTTTTATTCTCAAACTATTGGCTAAAAATAAAAAACCTAACCAAGTGAAATACACTTCGGAAGACTCTTTGCCCACAGTAGCAGTAGTATTTGCCGCATATAACGAGGAAAAAGTCATTGCCCAAAAAATAGAACATACCTTTAATACTACCTACCCCCCAGATAAACTACAAGTATGGATAGGTTCAGACAATTCTACCGACGATACGCATAAGATAGTACAACAGTACCAAAGGCAGTATCCGAACTTGCATTTACGTATTTTTAGCCAAAGAACAGGTAAAGCTCAAATTATCAATCAATTGGTAGAAAACATTCAGGCTGATATTCTAATTTTAACCGATGCTAACATTCTTTTCACACCGACACATATTTTTAACTTGGTAGCCCATTTTAAGAATTCGGATATTGGCTTGGTAGGGGGCAACATTACTAATAATAAGGTTTTACAACAAGGTATTTCAGAGCAGGAAACAGCCTACATTCATTTTGAGAATAAAATAAAGTGCTACGAAGGTTTGTTAGGTTGCATGATAGGTGCTTTTGGCGCTTCTTATGCTATTCGTAAAGAATTATATGTTCCTGTACCCAAAGGATTTATTTCAGATGACTTTTTTATAAGCATGCAAGTTTTGGCACAGGGCAAAAAAGCTATATTTGAACTTAACGCCTTAGGATTTGAAACTTTTTCTACTAAAATTACAGAGGAATTTAGGCGCAAAGCTCGGTATGCAGTAGGTAATTTTCAAAACCTATTTTATTTTACTAACTTTTGGAAAAAGCCGTTTTCAAATGTGTTTTTTTGTTACTTTTCTCACAAAGTTTTACGGTGGTTCTTACCCTTGCTGATGGTTTTAGCCGCAGTGTGTTTGATAGTATTAGCTACAAAAAGCAAATTTTATCTTATTTTGGCAAGCTTAGCACTATTGATTTGTATTTTAATTGGTCTGGATATAGCACTATTTAAAGAAAAAGCAGGTTTCAAACCTCTGCGATTTTTAAGTCATTTTTTAGCTATGAATGCAGCGCTTTTATTGGGCTTTTTCAGATATCTATTTACTAAACCTCAAACTGTGTGGAAACCAACGGAAAGAATTTCTTGA